The Neoarius graeffei isolate fNeoGra1 chromosome 7, fNeoGra1.pri, whole genome shotgun sequence genome includes a region encoding these proteins:
- the LOC132889106 gene encoding arginine/serine-rich protein 1-like produces MRTENGVRAQQRDLEKGRRLVFNQDSSPTPSSSRSSSSSSSDSSYSSSDRSRSPSVSRRPRRHHRHGSRYSSSSSRSSRSRSRPRCCRTSDRSFYRCRHRSRSYSPYPRCSSRHGRRRYSRSISRSSSRESYYRRSRRSRSRSSSYRRRRGAYVGRFRCQFSPSPMRRYYRYKSKSPECSIRLSQKDKMALLDVARENAAKILGVEVVKLPASLRCVEEQVEKTLKSNPEERVRADPVLLKKPPQTWLFLADGCNGIVMKTKNIDHQHLHTVLSGLDHMTVVCTPPPFGVGERGGNRFT; encoded by the exons ATGAGAACTGAAAATGGAGTTCGAGCTCAGCAGCGTGATCTTGAAAAGGGAAGGCGACTCGTTTTCAACCAGGACTCTTCACCAACACCCAGCTCATCACGgtcaagcagcagcagcagcagtgacaGTTCTTATTCCAGCAGTGATCGAAGCAGATCCCCGTCTGTGTCGCGCAGGCCACGGAGACACCACCGACATGGATCACGTTACTCTTCATCTTCAAGTCGCAGCTCCCGTTCTCGTTCTCGCCCGCGCTGTTGCCGAACTTCAGATCGTTCCTTTTACCGCTGTCGGCATCGATCTCGCTCATACAGCCCCTATCCTAGGTGCTCATCCCGTCATGGACGACGAAGATACTCGCGCTCGATCAGCCGCTCTTCTTCCCGGGAAAGTTATTACAGGAGGTCGAGGAGGTCCCGGTCTCGCTCCTCAAGCTACAGGAGAAGAAGGGGTGCTTACGTTGGCAGGTTCAGGTGCCAATTCTCCCCCTCACCTATGAGGAGATACTACAGGTACAAGTCGAAATCTCCAGAATGCTCCATTCGGCTTAGTCAGAAAG ACAAAATGGCTCTTTTGGATGTTGCCAGAGAGAATGCAGCGAAGATTCTGGGAGTAGAGGTGGTGAAGCTGCCTGCCAGCTTGAGGTGTGTTGAGGAACAAGTGGAAAAGACGTTAAAGTCCAACCCTGAGGAAAGGGTGAGAGCAGACCCAGTGCTCCTGAAGAAACCACCACAG ACATGGTTGTTTTTGGCTGATGGATGTAACGGAATCGTGATGAAGACAAAAAATATAGACCACCAACACCTACATACTGTCTTATCTGGATTAG ATCACATGACAGTGGTCTGCACTCCTCCACCCTTTGGAGTAGGAGAAAGAGGTGGAAATCGTTTCACTTGA